A genomic window from Prochlorococcus sp. RS04 includes:
- the frr gene encoding ribosome recycling factor, producing MKEKEIQENMNKSIEATQRNFNTIRTGRANASLLDRVSVEYYGAETPIKSLATISTVDSQTISIQPFDISCLQAIEKSISMSDLGITPNNDGKVIRINVPPLTEERRKEFCKLASKYAEEGKVALRNIRRDAVDKEKKDEKDGLISIDESRDNQSEIQKITDKYIALIETKLSEKEKEILKV from the coding sequence ATGAAAGAAAAAGAAATTCAAGAAAATATGAATAAAAGTATTGAAGCCACACAAAGAAACTTTAATACAATCAGGACAGGCAGAGCTAATGCTTCCTTATTAGACAGAGTAAGTGTTGAGTACTATGGAGCAGAAACACCAATCAAATCGCTTGCCACTATAAGCACTGTTGATTCGCAAACAATTTCAATACAACCTTTTGATATTTCATGTTTACAAGCGATAGAGAAATCTATTTCTATGAGTGATTTAGGTATTACTCCAAATAATGATGGGAAAGTAATAAGAATAAATGTTCCTCCTTTAACAGAAGAAAGAAGAAAAGAATTTTGTAAATTAGCCTCTAAATATGCAGAGGAAGGAAAAGTAGCTTTGAGAAATATCAGAAGAGATGCTGTTGATAAAGAAAAAAAAGACGAAAAAGATGGCCTTATTTCTATTGACGAATCGAGAGATAATCAATCTGAAATTCAGAAAATTACCGATAAATATATTGCTTTAATAGAAACTAAATTGTCTGAAAAAGAGAAGGAAATTCTAAAAGTTTGA
- a CDS encoding NAD(P)/FAD-dependent oxidoreductase, with the protein MIEFDVVIIGGGLSGSSTALNLSKKGYSVLIIEKEKSQDYKPCAGGMASSMQRFLPLNIEDCIESKIKNVEFRWKAADNVTADLTGESPFWIVKREKLDQLLLDESLSNGAQIMRPLLIEKIIKKIDKWEISCNNKIKYITKFLVIADGSQSKWASYFNLGPRKPKFANTLSLRLKGLGEIPRDAVRFEFGFIKYGFAWAFPLKESLNIGLGTFINNGLLENQAINKQVIRSFGFDDFPHKIIIKKLRIWNGFHSINGDKVLAVGDAASLCDPFLAEGIRPSLISSFYAAEYIDQSLSGKVNDLNLYTKKINNIWGKSMAWGRRIAQVFYRFPRTGYQLGVKRKTAPKRIAQILSGEMSYEDIAKRVIRRLLTKSGT; encoded by the coding sequence TTGATAGAATTTGATGTTGTAATAATTGGTGGAGGTTTATCAGGATCATCCACCGCCCTTAACCTATCAAAGAAAGGATATTCAGTTTTAATTATTGAAAAAGAAAAATCTCAAGATTACAAACCATGTGCAGGGGGGATGGCATCTTCAATGCAAAGATTTCTTCCTTTAAATATTGAAGATTGCATAGAATCAAAAATTAAGAATGTTGAATTCAGATGGAAGGCTGCAGATAATGTAACTGCTGATCTGACTGGTGAATCCCCATTTTGGATTGTTAAAAGAGAAAAACTAGATCAATTATTACTTGATGAATCCTTGAGTAATGGAGCTCAGATAATGAGGCCATTATTAATAGAAAAAATCATAAAAAAAATTGATAAATGGGAAATTTCTTGCAATAACAAAATAAAATATATTACAAAATTTCTTGTAATTGCAGATGGGTCCCAATCGAAATGGGCGAGTTATTTCAATTTAGGACCAAGAAAACCGAAATTTGCAAACACACTCTCATTAAGATTGAAAGGGTTAGGTGAAATACCTAGAGATGCAGTTAGATTTGAGTTTGGATTTATAAAATATGGTTTTGCATGGGCATTCCCCTTAAAAGAAAGCTTAAATATTGGTTTAGGTACTTTTATAAATAATGGTCTTTTAGAAAATCAGGCTATAAATAAACAAGTAATCAGAAGCTTCGGTTTTGATGATTTTCCTCATAAAATAATTATTAAGAAACTGAGAATATGGAATGGCTTCCACTCAATTAATGGTGACAAAGTTTTAGCGGTTGGAGATGCAGCATCTCTATGTGATCCATTTTTAGCTGAAGGAATTAGACCATCTTTAATTAGCAGTTTTTATGCTGCAGAATACATAGACCAGTCCCTATCAGGAAAAGTAAATGATTTAAATCTTTATACAAAAAAAATTAACAACATTTGGGGGAAATCAATGGCTTGGGGGAGGCGAATAGCTCAAGTATTTTATAGATTTCCCAGAACTGGATATCAATTAGGTGTCAAAAGAAAAACAGCACCTAAACGTATTGCTCAAATATTATCAGGAGAAATGAGTTATGAAGATATTGCAAAAAGAGTTATTAGAAGGCTTTTAACAAAAAGTGGGACTTAA
- the tal gene encoding transaldolase yields the protein MKSILEQLSSMTVVVADTGDLDSIKKFQPRDATTNPSLILAAAKNPDYVKLIDKALENSENELPQGFSEIELIKETVDQVSVFFGKEILKIISGRVSTEVDARLSFDTEATVEKARKLINLYKIFGIEKERILIKIAATWEGIKAAEILEKEGIKCNLTLLFNFCQAVTCANAKITLISPFVGRILDWHKAKTGKTSFVGAEDPGVISVTQIYKYFKEKGFKTEVMGASFRNLDEIKELAGCDLLTIAPKFLEELKKEKGELVRKLDVSTQINNSIDYEFEEKDFRLSMLEDQMASEKLSEGITGFSKAIEELEELLLKRYSEIKNHKLISAN from the coding sequence ATGAAATCAATTTTAGAACAATTGTCCTCAATGACCGTTGTTGTTGCTGATACTGGAGATTTAGATTCTATAAAGAAATTTCAACCAAGGGACGCCACCACCAATCCATCTCTAATACTTGCTGCTGCTAAGAACCCTGATTATGTGAAATTAATTGATAAAGCTTTAGAAAATTCAGAAAATGAATTGCCCCAAGGATTTTCCGAAATTGAATTAATCAAAGAAACTGTTGACCAAGTTTCAGTATTTTTTGGAAAAGAAATATTGAAAATTATTTCAGGGCGCGTATCTACAGAAGTTGATGCAAGACTGAGCTTTGACACAGAAGCTACGGTAGAAAAAGCGAGAAAATTGATCAATCTTTACAAAATTTTTGGTATCGAAAAGGAAAGAATTTTGATTAAGATTGCTGCAACTTGGGAGGGAATTAAGGCAGCTGAAATTTTGGAAAAAGAGGGTATTAAGTGCAACTTAACTTTACTTTTTAACTTCTGCCAAGCGGTAACCTGTGCCAATGCAAAGATAACTCTAATTTCTCCGTTCGTTGGCCGTATATTAGATTGGCATAAAGCAAAAACTGGTAAAACTAGTTTTGTTGGTGCTGAAGACCCTGGTGTTATTTCGGTTACGCAAATATACAAGTACTTTAAAGAAAAAGGATTCAAGACAGAAGTAATGGGGGCTAGTTTTAGAAATCTTGATGAAATAAAAGAATTAGCAGGTTGCGACCTTTTAACAATAGCGCCAAAATTTCTTGAGGAACTGAAAAAAGAAAAAGGAGAGTTAGTTAGGAAATTAGATGTAAGTACCCAAATAAATAATTCTATTGACTATGAATTTGAAGAAAAAGATTTCAGATTAAGTATGTTAGAAGATCAAATGGCAAGTGAAAAGCTCAGTGAAGGGATTACTGGATTCAGTAAGGCTATAGAAGAATTGGAAGAGCTGCTACTAAAGAGATATTCAGAGATTAAAAATCATAAATTGATTTCTGCTAACTAA
- the pyrH gene encoding UMP kinase, whose protein sequence is MAYKRVLLKLSGEALMGEKPYGIDPAIVQSIAEDVSKVVENNVQLAIVVGGGNIFRGLKGSADGMDRATADYVGMLATVMNAISLQDGLERVGVATRVQTAIEMQEIAEPYIRRRAMRHLEKGRVVVFGGGCGNPFFTTDTTAALRAAEINAEVVMKATKVDGVYDRDPNKFKDAKKYSSLSYQQVLSDEIAVMDSTAIALCKDNNIPIMVFDIFKKGNISKAVAGEPIGSLIS, encoded by the coding sequence ATGGCTTACAAAAGAGTTCTCTTAAAACTTAGTGGTGAAGCACTAATGGGTGAAAAACCTTATGGTATTGATCCTGCTATAGTCCAGTCAATTGCAGAGGATGTTTCAAAAGTAGTCGAAAATAATGTACAACTTGCAATAGTTGTTGGTGGTGGAAACATTTTTAGGGGGCTTAAAGGGTCTGCAGACGGAATGGATCGCGCGACTGCTGATTATGTAGGGATGCTAGCAACAGTAATGAACGCAATTTCACTTCAAGATGGTCTTGAGAGAGTAGGAGTTGCAACCAGAGTGCAAACAGCAATCGAAATGCAGGAAATTGCCGAACCCTATATCAGAAGGAGAGCCATGAGGCATCTAGAAAAAGGCAGAGTTGTAGTCTTCGGAGGTGGATGCGGAAATCCATTTTTTACAACTGATACTACGGCAGCTTTGAGGGCAGCAGAGATAAACGCTGAAGTTGTTATGAAGGCTACTAAAGTTGATGGAGTATACGATCGTGATCCTAATAAATTTAAAGATGCAAAAAAATATTCCTCTCTCAGTTATCAACAAGTTCTTAGTGATGAAATTGCAGTTATGGACAGTACTGCGATTGCACTCTGCAAAGATAATAATATCCCAATTATGGTTTTTGATATATTCAAAAAAGGAAATATTTCCAAAGCTGTTGCTGGTGAGCCAATAGGCTCTTTAATTAGTTAA
- a CDS encoding Spx/MgsR family RNA polymerase-binding regulatory protein, whose amino-acid sequence MKKIIFYSYLKCSTCRKAAKWLESKDFEFQLLDIVKEPPLVNYLNLVLEQYSDDKKRIFNTRGKAFKTLNLDIDSLSKEEIIQLLLSDGKLIKRPFLIYEGKKVILGFNEIEYAKQFI is encoded by the coding sequence TTGAAAAAAATAATTTTTTATAGTTATTTAAAATGCTCTACATGCCGAAAAGCTGCAAAGTGGCTTGAAAGCAAAGATTTTGAATTTCAGTTATTAGATATTGTAAAAGAACCTCCACTTGTTAATTATTTAAATCTAGTCTTGGAACAATACTCTGATGATAAGAAAAGGATTTTTAATACAAGAGGTAAAGCCTTTAAAACTCTTAATCTTGATATTGATAGTTTGTCAAAGGAAGAAATTATTCAACTTCTTTTAAGTGATGGCAAATTAATAAAAAGACCATTTTTGATTTACGAAGGGAAAAAAGTAATATTAGGTTTTAACGAAATTGAATATGCAAAACAATTTATATAA
- a CDS encoding histidine phosphatase family protein, protein MAIRLVLVRHGLSSFNAKGLIQGRTDDSLLTDEGYEQAQKAGKALSKINFDKIYSSPLVRAAETAKTIKKAFNKEQNIVFEDNLLEVDLSEWSGLKIDEIKKKFPEIYPIWKNDPENLILKRNDNKTYKPIQELFFQATNFVEDILKIYLDKDDVNILVVGHNAILRCLILLLLGKPKQGFRKIRLENASFSILNISKKDNSFKTQIECLNQTSHLNKNIPNKIGDSRIFLIRHGETNWNKEGRFQGQIDIPLNENGKNQARKTFEYLRNISFNKAFSSSMHRPYETAQIILQNNKDLKIEKIDSLVEISHGLWEGKLEAEIREEWPALLKNWHDKPEEVIMPEGECIKDVSERSVEAFDKICLSQKDNDQTLMVAHDAVNKTLICNILGINYSDIWMIKQGNGGITIIDLFNDPNKPPVISALNITTHLGGILDSTASGAL, encoded by the coding sequence ATGGCTATAAGATTAGTTTTAGTTAGGCATGGACTAAGCAGTTTCAATGCAAAAGGATTAATTCAAGGAAGAACAGACGATTCATTATTAACTGATGAAGGATACGAACAAGCCCAGAAAGCAGGAAAAGCATTATCAAAAATAAACTTCGATAAAATCTATTCCTCCCCACTTGTCAGAGCTGCAGAGACTGCAAAAACAATTAAAAAGGCCTTCAATAAAGAACAAAATATTGTATTCGAAGATAATTTGCTAGAGGTAGATCTTAGTGAATGGTCTGGACTAAAAATTGATGAAATAAAGAAGAAATTTCCAGAAATTTACCCTATATGGAAAAATGATCCAGAAAATCTTATCTTAAAAAGAAATGATAATAAAACTTATAAACCAATTCAAGAGTTATTTTTTCAAGCAACAAATTTTGTAGAAGATATTTTAAAAATTTATCTAGACAAAGATGATGTAAATATTTTAGTTGTTGGACATAATGCAATTCTCAGATGTTTAATACTCTTGTTATTAGGTAAGCCTAAGCAAGGTTTTAGAAAAATAAGATTAGAAAATGCTTCTTTCTCGATACTCAATATTTCAAAGAAAGATAACTCTTTTAAGACTCAAATTGAATGCTTAAATCAAACTTCCCATCTTAATAAAAATATTCCAAATAAAATTGGAGATTCCAGAATATTTCTTATAAGACATGGTGAAACTAACTGGAACAAAGAAGGTAGATTTCAAGGTCAAATTGATATCCCTTTAAATGAAAACGGAAAAAATCAAGCAAGAAAGACTTTTGAATATTTGAGAAATATTTCTTTCAATAAGGCATTTTCAAGTTCAATGCATAGGCCTTATGAGACTGCACAAATAATCCTTCAAAATAACAAAGATTTAAAAATTGAGAAAATAGATTCACTTGTAGAAATCAGTCACGGATTATGGGAGGGTAAATTGGAAGCAGAAATTAGAGAAGAGTGGCCTGCTTTGCTAAAAAATTGGCATGATAAACCTGAAGAAGTAATAATGCCCGAAGGTGAATGTATAAAAGATGTATCAGAAAGGTCAGTAGAAGCTTTTGACAAAATTTGTTTATCTCAAAAGGATAATGATCAAACCCTGATGGTTGCTCATGATGCAGTCAATAAAACTCTAATTTGTAATATCCTTGGGATTAATTATTCAGATATTTGGATGATAAAACAGGGTAATGGCGGCATAACAATAATTGATCTTTTTAATGATCCCAATAAGCCCCCTGTGATTAGCGCTCTTAACATTACAACACACCTAGGGGGAATACTTGATTCAACGGCTTCAGGAGCACTTTAA
- a CDS encoding CPBP family intramembrane glutamic endopeptidase, translated as MNFKNTSKSKLTLAFISIVITFFVWQQGLRDSLNRPSVSFDISQKEQEIAELSVQSIPVNLKKFFILNDPVDQINKLLSDVPFEELTERNKLIRIITSELNNPLIYKNISKDFEDKNYKFMIDEIEKKSNNNSYKVNSEKFDLFKGDRFLYHLLSQKFDFDDSALISKSFSRKMFFKILAIRLIPLLTILIGSILALKILWTAISLKKFGWQEIKSLDLELIDMVLLIAGGFVVLGEVVSPLFSISLVELFSKNISNELSQSLKIFFGYLFMAIPPLWIVFYQIKSLNGEFTFKKDYLQFNFLPIKYAIIQGIKGWLTIVPFVLLISLIMNSLIDNQNGSNPLLEIVLNNNNYLSFFLLYITTTLLAPLFEEIIFRGILLPTLSRDFGVISGIIVSAFIFALAHLSLGEMPPLFVLGIGLAITRIASGSLFSSVIMHSLWNGLTFLNLFLLRT; from the coding sequence ATGAACTTTAAAAATACTTCTAAGTCAAAACTCACTCTAGCTTTTATTTCTATCGTCATAACTTTTTTTGTATGGCAACAAGGATTAAGAGACAGTTTAAATAGACCGTCTGTTTCATTTGATATTAGTCAAAAAGAGCAAGAAATTGCTGAATTATCTGTCCAATCAATACCTGTAAATCTTAAAAAATTTTTTATCCTTAATGATCCTGTTGATCAAATAAATAAATTACTCTCTGATGTTCCATTTGAAGAGCTAACAGAAAGAAATAAATTAATTCGAATAATTACTTCAGAATTAAATAATCCTTTAATTTATAAAAATATATCCAAAGATTTTGAAGATAAAAACTATAAATTTATGATTGATGAGATAGAAAAAAAATCTAATAATAATTCATATAAAGTAAATTCTGAAAAATTTGATTTATTCAAAGGTGATAGATTTTTATATCACCTTTTAAGCCAGAAATTTGATTTTGACGATAGTGCATTAATATCAAAATCATTTTCACGCAAAATGTTTTTTAAAATATTAGCCATAAGACTAATACCACTTTTAACAATACTTATTGGCTCTATTCTCGCTTTAAAAATATTATGGACAGCTATATCTTTGAAAAAGTTTGGTTGGCAAGAAATTAAATCCTTAGATTTAGAATTAATAGATATGGTTTTATTAATTGCAGGTGGATTTGTTGTTTTAGGAGAAGTGGTATCACCTTTATTTTCTATCAGTTTGGTCGAACTTTTTTCTAAAAATATCTCTAATGAATTGTCTCAATCTTTAAAAATTTTCTTTGGATATCTTTTTATGGCTATTCCTCCATTATGGATAGTTTTTTATCAAATTAAATCCTTGAATGGTGAATTTACTTTTAAAAAGGATTATCTACAGTTCAATTTTTTGCCAATAAAGTATGCAATTATTCAGGGAATCAAAGGTTGGTTAACAATTGTTCCTTTTGTTTTATTGATTTCTCTAATTATGAATAGTCTGATCGATAATCAGAATGGTAGTAACCCCTTGCTGGAAATTGTTCTTAACAATAATAATTACTTATCATTTTTTCTATTATATATAACAACAACTCTATTAGCTCCTCTATTTGAAGAGATTATATTTCGTGGCATTTTACTGCCAACTCTTTCAAGAGATTTTGGTGTAATTTCGGGCATCATAGTTTCAGCTTTTATCTTTGCATTAGCCCATTTAAGTTTGGGAGAAATGCCGCCATTATTTGTTCTTGGGATTGGATTAGCAATTACAAGAATTGCTTCAGGAAGTTTGTTTTCTTCAGTTATCATGCATTCTTTATGGAATGGATTGACCTTCTTAAATTTGTTCTTATTGAGGACATAA
- a CDS encoding inorganic diphosphatase, which yields MDLSSIPPSPMNGIVNIVVEIPAGSRNKYEYCSDAGIMALDRVLHSSVRYPFDYGFIPNTLADDGAPLDAMVIMDEPTFAGCLIKARPIGVLDMHDCGAYDGKLLCVPMANPRQANIVSINQIAPNQLEDVAEFFRTSKGLDGRTVQIDGWRDFDVVENLLKSCMPPKKKNFKVLKKSNISKLN from the coding sequence ATGGACCTTAGTTCAATACCTCCATCTCCAATGAATGGAATAGTCAATATTGTTGTTGAAATACCTGCAGGGAGTAGGAATAAATATGAATATTGCTCTGACGCAGGAATAATGGCCCTAGACAGAGTATTACATTCTTCAGTGAGGTACCCTTTTGATTATGGTTTTATCCCAAATACCCTTGCTGATGATGGAGCTCCCCTTGATGCAATGGTGATAATGGACGAACCTACTTTTGCGGGTTGTCTAATAAAAGCTAGACCTATTGGAGTTTTGGATATGCATGATTGTGGTGCTTATGATGGAAAACTTTTATGTGTGCCTATGGCTAATCCTAGGCAGGCTAATATAGTAAGTATTAATCAAATTGCTCCTAATCAGCTTGAGGATGTTGCAGAATTTTTTAGAACAAGTAAAGGACTCGATGGAAGAACAGTTCAAATTGATGGTTGGAGGGATTTTGATGTAGTTGAAAATTTATTGAAAAGTTGTATGCCTCCAAAAAAGAAAAACTTTAAAGTACTTAAGAAATCAAATATTAGTAAATTAAATTGA
- the lepB gene encoding signal peptidase I — protein MPGSIKSFLKEWGLLILLTFFVSSCRSFLAEPRYIPSGSMLPELQINDRLIIEKFSLRNSLPKRGDIVVFNSPYSFDKKLISSRSKPLPKKRYCFFMSFPPMSFIPGLRDQACDAYIKRVVALPGEIVSVNSNGELIINNKLIPEPYVSYKCSLSLFNNCGKFKNIKVPEDHFLVLGDNRANSWDGRYWPGSKFLHKKEIIGKAYFRFWPLSQFGFFSK, from the coding sequence ATGCCTGGTTCGATAAAAAGTTTTTTAAAAGAATGGGGTCTACTAATTCTATTAACTTTTTTTGTTTCTTCTTGTAGATCATTTTTGGCAGAACCACGTTATATCCCTTCTGGTTCAATGCTCCCAGAATTACAAATAAATGATAGGTTAATTATTGAAAAATTTTCGTTAAGAAACTCTTTACCAAAAAGAGGAGATATTGTTGTTTTTAACTCACCATACTCGTTTGATAAAAAATTAATCTCATCAAGATCTAAGCCTTTACCAAAAAAAAGATATTGTTTTTTTATGAGTTTCCCTCCAATGTCGTTTATTCCTGGTTTGAGGGATCAAGCTTGCGATGCTTATATTAAAAGAGTGGTGGCACTTCCAGGAGAAATTGTAAGTGTAAACTCTAATGGTGAATTAATAATAAATAATAAATTAATTCCTGAACCCTATGTCTCTTATAAGTGCTCATTATCCCTATTTAATAATTGTGGTAAATTTAAAAACATAAAAGTGCCAGAAGATCATTTTTTAGTTTTAGGTGATAATAGGGCAAATAGCTGGGATGGAAGATATTGGCCTGGAAGCAAATTTCTTCATAAAAAAGAGATAATTGGTAAAGCATATTTCAGATTTTGGCCTCTTAGTCAATTTGGCTTTTTCAGCAAATGA
- a CDS encoding peptidoglycan D,D-transpeptidase FtsI family protein, whose translation MKKYKKIVRLIPLDQRRFKFLYIFSLLLIFCLFGRLVRLQVFNASDLQRKARLIQSSKTNALKKRRAIVDRNNRLVAYDKPLYKLWAHPKYFNFPGDSINRVRSIEEVIEKLSPILEINVEILLSKFNNKMSGIKLLDKISEEKAEKIKNLQISGIDLFKYSQRYYPQGKLYSNLVGFVNDENIASAGLELYLDNQIKVFNKSNLIKRGGDGTPLPDNSAPGDFVSDYKSLGLTVDSKLQKASFSALSKQVSKWKAKKGFAIVMDVNNGRILSLVTVPSYDPNKFWQYDSRLFRGWYSQDLFEPGSTFKPINLALALEEKVIQKDGLVEDIGKINVGGWTLSNWDKQGNGYIDYPKVLQVSSNVGMVKIMQNLDPSIYWDWLENLGINKNLETDLFESTAGQLKRKDLFVNQSIEPAVTSFGKGFSISPLKLLQLHAALANGGYEVTPHVTSTFKERVNKNPKKQFFSNKVSKTVLEWMESVVDKGSGSGVKIEGYRIAGKTGTSHKALNGSYTNKKVCSFVATLPVNDPKYVVLVVVDEPSKSYAYGSTVAVPVAKEIIESLIVIEKIPPKIKDHGMIVKKP comes from the coding sequence ATGAAAAAATACAAAAAGATTGTTCGTCTAATACCCCTTGATCAAAGAAGATTTAAATTTCTCTATATATTTAGCTTACTATTAATATTTTGTTTGTTCGGTAGGTTAGTTAGATTGCAAGTCTTTAACGCCTCTGATTTGCAAAGGAAAGCTAGATTAATACAGTCTTCTAAAACTAATGCCTTAAAAAAAAGGAGAGCAATTGTTGATAGAAATAATAGATTAGTTGCTTACGATAAACCTCTCTATAAATTATGGGCCCATCCAAAATATTTTAATTTTCCTGGAGACTCAATTAATAGAGTTCGCAGTATTGAAGAAGTTATAGAAAAATTGTCTCCTATCTTGGAAATAAATGTTGAAATACTATTGAGTAAATTTAATAATAAAATGAGTGGTATCAAGCTTTTGGATAAAATTTCGGAAGAAAAGGCTGAAAAGATTAAGAACCTTCAAATAAGTGGAATTGATTTATTTAAATATTCGCAGAGATATTATCCTCAAGGGAAGCTTTACTCTAATCTTGTCGGTTTTGTTAATGATGAGAATATAGCTTCAGCAGGTTTAGAGCTTTATTTAGATAATCAAATTAAAGTTTTTAATAAAAGTAATTTAATAAAAAGAGGAGGAGATGGAACTCCTTTACCGGATAATTCAGCCCCAGGCGATTTTGTTTCTGATTACAAAAGTTTAGGCCTAACTGTAGATTCAAAATTACAGAAAGCCTCATTTAGTGCATTATCAAAGCAAGTAAGCAAATGGAAAGCGAAGAAAGGATTTGCGATAGTTATGGATGTTAACAATGGTCGGATTCTCTCATTGGTTACAGTCCCATCGTACGATCCAAATAAATTTTGGCAGTACGACTCTCGACTTTTTAGGGGTTGGTACTCTCAAGATTTATTTGAGCCTGGTTCAACTTTTAAACCTATTAATCTTGCCTTAGCTTTAGAAGAAAAAGTAATCCAGAAAGATGGACTAGTTGAAGATATAGGAAAAATTAATGTTGGAGGATGGACACTTTCTAATTGGGATAAACAAGGTAATGGATACATTGATTATCCAAAAGTTTTGCAGGTTTCAAGTAATGTTGGGATGGTAAAAATAATGCAAAATTTAGACCCTTCAATTTATTGGGATTGGCTAGAAAATTTAGGTATAAATAAAAATTTAGAGACTGACTTATTTGAATCAACTGCTGGCCAACTAAAGAGAAAAGATTTATTTGTAAATCAATCAATTGAGCCTGCTGTAACTTCTTTTGGCAAAGGTTTCTCAATCTCGCCACTTAAATTGCTTCAACTTCATGCGGCTCTAGCAAATGGTGGTTATGAAGTTACTCCACATGTAACCTCAACTTTCAAAGAAAGAGTTAATAAAAATCCAAAAAAACAATTTTTTTCAAACAAAGTCTCTAAAACTGTTCTTGAATGGATGGAGAGCGTAGTTGATAAAGGTAGTGGATCTGGAGTGAAAATCGAGGGTTATAGAATAGCGGGTAAAACGGGCACTTCCCATAAAGCCTTGAATGGTTCCTATACAAATAAAAAAGTTTGCAGTTTTGTGGCGACCTTACCAGTTAATGATCCTAAATATGTTGTCCTTGTAGTCGTTGATGAGCCATCTAAATCTTATGCATATGGCTCAACTGTTGCTGTACCAGTTGCTAAAGAAATTATCGAGAGTTTGATAGTAATTGAAAAAATACCTCCCAAGATTAAAGATCATGGAATGATTGTTAAAAAACCCTAA